A single genomic interval of Spinacia oleracea cultivar Varoflay chromosome 6, BTI_SOV_V1, whole genome shotgun sequence harbors:
- the LOC130464201 gene encoding uncharacterized protein: MSDYNASRKKNKGNSTLDAYFQKKRRTQEDNTSSPIATQNQNENESSPSAPNTTAPTRERVTQFDINSLSYDPGLRKRISDYHPDDQDAVRRAYIQRTVVQPRDHDFQQRFVGGGMRRFNPDWYDAYKTWLECSIAKEAAFCFVCYLFRDDIGAMDGDGHDTFVSKGFKGWNRPHAFSKHVGAINSVHNRCMEKYNALIDPQTSIQNVLSPVTPQARKDYQTRLVASLDCLRYLLLQGMAIRGHDESENSFNQGNFRELLKWYAKRKKKVAKVVLKNAPEIIK; encoded by the coding sequence ATGAGTGATTATAATGCATCAAGAAAGAAGAACAAGGGAAATAGTACGTTAGATGCATATTTTCAGAAAAAAAGGAGGACACAAGAGGATAATACATCATCTCCAATTGCCACTCAAAATCAAAACGAGAATGAATCTTCCCCTTCCGCTCCAAATACAACTGCTCCAACTAGAGAAAGAGTAACTCAATTTGATATCAATTCTCTCTCATATGATCCTGGACTGAGGAAAAGAATTAGTGATTATCATCCTGATGATCAAGATGCAGTTAGAAGAGCATATATTCAAAGAACAGTTGTCCAACCACGTGATCACGATTTTCAACAAAGATTTGTTGGAGGTGGAATGCGTCGTTTTAATCCTGACTGGTATGATGCTTACAAAACTTGGCTTGAGTGTAGTATTGCAAAAGAAGCTGCATTTTGCTTTGTTTGTTATCTGTTTAGAGATGATATAGGTGCTATGGATGGTGATGGGCATGATACTTTTGTTTCAAAAGGTTTTAAAGGCTGGAATAGACCACATGCTTTTTCTAAGCATGTCGGTGCTATTAATAGTGTTCACAATAGGTGTATGGAGAAATACAATGCTTTAATTGATCCACAAACATCCATTCAAAATGTCTTATCTCCAGTAACTCCACAAGCTAGAAAGGATTACCAAACACGTTTGGTTGCTTCACTTGATTGTTTGAGATACCTTTTACTTCAAGGTATGGCTATTCGTGGTCATGATGAAAGTGAAAATTCTTTTAATCAGGGAAATTTTCGTGAACTTTTAAAGTGGTAtgctaaaaggaaaaaaaaagttgcGAAAGTTGTTTTGAAAAATGCACCAGAAATAATCAAATGA
- the LOC110802763 gene encoding WD repeat-containing protein 55: MEINLKDLPFDVDFHPSDSLVATGLINGYLLLHRYAAEAEPQRLLKVRAHKKSCRATRFINEGRAIVTGSPDCSILATDVETGAKIAHLENAHTAAVNRIINLTETTIASGDDAGVVKVWDTRQQSCCNTFQVHNEYISDMTFVSDSMRLLATSGDGTLSVCSIRSNKVQAQSEFCEDEPLSLAVMKNGRKVICGTQTGTLLLYSWGFFKDCSDRFVDLSPNPVDALLKYDEDRLVAGSSNGIISLVGILPNRIIQPIAEHSEYPVERLAFSHDKKLLGSISHDNMLKLWDMDELLQGSSTVTRNNTAASESDSDSDNDNDGMDVDSDLANASRGTKRKNTGGANGQTSNSSFGSFFEGL, translated from the exons ATGGAGATAAACTTAAAGGATCTCCCTTTTGACGTAGACTTTCATCCGTCGGATTCTCTTGTTGCCACTGGTTTAATCAATGGTTATCTCCTGTT GCATCGTTATGCTGCTGAGGCGGAACCACAACG CTTGCTGAAAGTTCGTGCCCACAAGAAGTCGTGTAGAGCTACTCGGTTTATCAACGAGGGACGCG CAATTGTGACAGGATCCCCAGATTGCTCCATTCTTGCCACCGATGTTGAAACTGGAGCAAAGATTGCTCACCTTGAGAATGCCCACAC AGCTGCAGTCAACAGAATAATTAATTTGACCGAAACAACCATCGCCTCAGGGGACGATGCAGGAGTTGTCAAG GTATGGGATACCAGACAACAATCCTGTTGTAACACTTTTCAAGTTCACAACGAGTACATATCAGATATGACTTTTGTATCAGATTCAATGAGACTTTTAGCTACAAG TGGGGATGGTACTCTGTCTGTATGCAGTATCCGGAGTAATAAG GTCCAAGCACAATCTGAATTTTGTGAGGATGAACCACTCTCTCTAGCCGTAATGAAG AATGGCAGGAAAGTTATATGCGGGACACAAACAGGGACTTTGTTGTTATATTCATGGGGATTCTTCAAAGATTGCAG TGACCGGTTTGTTGATTTGAGCCCAAACCCAGTAGATGCCCTCTTGAAG TATGATGAAGACAGGCTTGTTGCAGGATCATCTAATGGGATCATCAG TTTGGTAGGCATATTGCCCAACAGAATCATTCAACCCATTGCTGAGCACTCAGAATATCCAGTTGAGCGCCTTG CTTTTTCGCATGATAAGAAGCTCCTTGGAAGTATATCTCATGACAACATGTTGAAG TTGTGGGACATGGATGAGTTACTACAAGGTTCCAGCACAGTGACGAGAAATAACACAGCTGCATCAGAAAGTGACAGCGATAGTGATAATGACAATGATGGGATGGATGTTGATTCTGATCTTGCAAATGCTTCCAGAG GTACTAAGAGGAAGAATACTGGTGGTGCCAACGGGCAAACCTCCAACAGTTCCTTTGGCAGTTTTTTCGAAGGTTTGTAA